The Gossypium arboreum isolate Shixiya-1 chromosome 2, ASM2569848v2, whole genome shotgun sequence region TCAATTGAaaacatatatttttaataactttcgGTCTTGTCCAATCCAAAATTTtgcaaacaaaataaaatatttcggATCCAAATTTGACCCGagtcagaagagaaaattaaaaaaaaaaaaaggtaaaaaaccGAATGGTTGTGGTGGACCGGCACCAGGTTTCCTGTACTTCCACAAAAAAGAAAGTTTTACTCTCAAGAACAAAAGCATATTCTTTGATTTCAAAGCGTTTAATTTTTAAGGGAAAATAATCAAGGCTCTTCATTAGAGGATTCTCTGTCAAAGGAAAATCGAACTGTTTTTCTTTCTGTTTTAATCGGCGAAAAAGAAAATGCATTCGACTCATCTGTTACTCGAAGAGCCAATCAGGATGGCTTCAATCCTGGAGCCGTCGAAGGCTGTAAgtttttcaatttcaattcaatctGTTTTTAGGTGGAAGCTGTTCGGATCCGAGTAGATTTGGATTTTGAttcgttttttttttcatttttctcagAGCTTTTTTCCGGCAATGACGAAGATAGTGGGAACTTTAGGTCCAAAATCTCGATCCATTGAAGTCATTTCCGGTTGCCTTAAAGCTGGAATGTCTGGTAGTGTATTTGTTGCATCCATCTTCATTTTATAATTATGTATTGGAATTTGTTGCCTCAAACTCtagttttatacaatttttttgttttggaTAGTGGCTAGGTTCGATTTCTCATGGCATGATCCGGAGTATCATCAGGAAACATTAGAAAATTTGAAGGCTGCCGTTAAGCTCACTAAGAAGCTTTGTGCGGTATATTCTTTGTATTTTGGTTGATATTTGTTAGTTATTTACTTTTTCTTTGCTTATTTGCTCTGTTTTAATGCGAAGTATTAAGTGTAAACTTTAGTTTTCAGCTGGAAAGAGAATCTTTTTGAAAAGTTTTTTTATGTGAATTTTGCGAGCAATTTTGTGGCTTACTCCAGGCGGAGGGACTTGACTGTCCTTTGATTGCTTTGATGGAGTCATGGAGATTAtggaaattaagaaaataaagtgatttctattttgttcttttttttcagGTTATGTTGGATACTGTGGGTGCTGAGATGCAAGTTGTTAATAAAAGTGAGAAAGCTATCTCACTTGAGGCAGATGCTACCGTTGTTTTGACACCGGATAAAGGACAGGAGGCCTCTTCAGAATTATTGCCAATCAACTTTGATGGACTGTCGAAGGTACAAACCTTGCATGCTGCCTCTCATTGCATTTTGCGTATCCCATGTTTGTCACCCTTAAAAAGCATCTGCATAAGCCTTGTTTTAATGCCCTTTGGTTCCGAGGTTTAAGGCACAATGTCTTTTGATTGCCTGATTCCGTTGTCCATGACTACATTTATAGATTTATATACCGAGTTCCCTTTAATTAGGGGTTGGGATGCATGCATTTGCCTTTGCACAATGATTATGGATTCTTGGTACAAGAAATTTAGCGTGTCAACATTTTCCAGTTAGTTCAAAGGAATTTGTATTTGCTGGTGGTTGTCCTGTTTCTTCATTCAACCTTATGATAAAGCCATCAAATTTGATTTTTTGCAGGCAGTGAAGAAGGGAGACACTATTTTCATTGGTCAGTACCTGTTTACTGGGAGTGAAACCACGTCTGTATGGCTGGAGGTAAGTAAAGTGGAACCAGATATGTGCATATCTTTCTCTTTGTTTTTGTGTGAAGATCGTTTTCTGTTATTTGAACAATTCGTATGCACCTACCAATAGCCTAAACTGCGACTGAAAATTTGCAGGTTAGTGAGGTAAAAGGAGATGATGTGGTTTGTGTGATTAAGAACTCTGCAACATTGGCTGGGTCATTGTTCACTTTGCATGGCTCTCAAATTCGTATTGGTTTGCCTACCCTCACTGATAAAGACAAGGAGGTAAGTTTGCCCTTGATTTTTACCTTTAAAGATGAAAGTAATGGGGAAAGTAATCTCCCTCTTAGTAAGTTTTAGCTTGACGCCCTGCTTTTTTCCATGTAACTCTTTTCTGACCTGGTAATACTTACTTCAGGTTATAAGTACTTGGGGAGTTCAAAACAAAATTGACTTTCTCTCACTATCATACACACGACATGCAGAAGATGTTCGCCAAGTACTGCCTATCCTATATTTGttggtttcttttttctttctttactgtTTCTGCATTTATCTGACTGCATGATCTTTATAGGCTCGTGAATTCCTTTCAAAGTTGGGTGACCTCTATCAGACACAAATATTTGCAAAGATTGAGAACATAGAGGTGCATTACTTGTATTTACAGAGAACAATAAATATGCAGGTTTTGATAGCACATGCTGCTAATAAGAATATGACACtaatgttttttatttttcaggGATTAAACCATTTTGATGAGATTCTTCAGGAAGCAGATGGTATCATTCTTTCCCGTGGAAATTTGGGCATTGATCTCCCACCTGAGAAGGTTGGTTTTGTAAATTGAATATGTTGTATTAGTTATTCTTCAAATAGTATCTTGTTGAATGATGGATCATTTAGTCTATTCCACCATGTTTAACCTTGTAAATGCTTATTAGCTGCCTCACATTCTTGGTCGTAGTTTCACACGTGTAATTTAGTCTGATACATGTATGTAGTGTCTAATGTCATTAGAGCATGCCGCTAATTACTTCTTTCTTTGCAGGTGTTCTTATTTCAAAAAGCTGCTCTTTATAAGTGTAACATGGCTGGAAAGCCTGCAGTCGTCACTCGTGTTGTGGACAGTATGACTGACAACCTGAGGCCAACTCGTGCTGAGGCAACTGATGTTGCCAATGCTGTTCTTGATGGTATATTATTGTGGACTCTCCTTTGGACTTTGTTCATTGATATATCTTTCAATTGGGTTTTGATGCCATATCTGGTTGCCGCCACTCCAGCACCCACAATGCAGGACTTAAACACATCTTCTAATTATCCCATTTTCTTTTGGCTGTAGGAAGTGATGCGATTCTTCTTGGTGCTGAGACCTTGCGTGGATTATACCCCGTTGAAACCATTTCTACTGTTGGCAAAATTTGTGCTGAGGTAATTTCTCTGTCTATAAATGTGCTTACTTGAATATTTTTGGAGACTGTGGCTTGCTGTTTGGACTGCTTGTAGACCTGATTGATCTCAGCCTAGTATGCTTTTGACTCACAAAACTTGCTCACATAGACATTGTAGACATTGCTCATATATTTTTGACTTCCTAGTAGTTGTTTGGGGACCTGTGCAGCTGTCTATATCTGGTTCATAAGGGGTAAAAAGCATTGCACTTTTTTGTGTTTTTCCTGTGGATGAAAAATGTATCCTTTTCAAGGAAGAGTCATATTCTTACCTGTTTCTCCAATCAACTTATTGTCTTTGGCTATGGTTTTACTAGCTTTCTAAACTAAGGGAAACCTACCTATTTTCTCATATTCTTCCTTTGGTGATGACCCGTCTGCAGAAATTTGACTTTCTACCATGCTAACCAAAAACCCGTGTTGGTGCTTTTTTTATGCAATAGCTTATAATTCGCGTATCAACTTTTGATTTGGGATTCGGATGATTTACGTTGTTGCATATTGCATCATGATTCATCAACTGGCCATGCTTGTCTGTCTATAAGAATCATGGATCACTTAATCTTCTGTAACTGTTAAAATCAGAAGTCAATAATATTTCTAATCCATTTCCTAGGCATTTTAGCTGTGTGTTTTTTTGTTTCTATTTAAATTTCCCAGGCAGAGAAGGTATTCAACCAGGACATGTATTTCAAGAAGACTGTCAAATATGTTGGAGAGCCAATGACCCACTTGGAATCCATTGCTTCCTCTGCGGTATTTCTTCTTTCCCAGTGCTGCTTTTTGTATTCTTGCCACATTAGTCTTTACCAACTTTAGCTAAACAACTGTGCATCTGCAACTTTGTTCTGATAGCATGAATTTCTTGTTTAGGTACGAGCAGCAATTAAGGTGAAGGCATCAGTTATTATATGTTTCACATCCTCAGGAAGAGCTGCTAGGTATTCCCATCGCACATCTTGATTTATTTTAGTTATATATCTGAgctgttcttttcttttctcagcAGTTACCTCCCTATTTTGTTTCTATGAACTCTAATCCCTTGTCGAAGCTGTAATACTAATGTTCTACATTATGCATACCTTGCTTCATTTATGTCGCAACTGTATTCCATGCATATACCAGATTGATAGCAAAGTACAGGCCAACGATGCCAGTTCTCTCAGTTGTCATCCCTCGCCTTAAGACGAATCAATTAAAGTGGAGTTTCAGTGGGGCCTTTGAGGTATGTTCACCCTGCATCCAAGAAGTCCGAATAACCACTTAAAAGTGAATTTTTCTTGTTTTATAATGATCTGCAGTAGTCATCTAACAGAAAAAGCCGGAGTAATTTTATGTTGCAAGTTAATTTTTAGTTCGGTCATCATAAGACCGTCAATGGAATGTTTATTTCAGTTTAAACATTTGTGTTGTTTCTAACGGGACTATATCTTTTTGTTGGCAATCATTCAGGCAAGGCAATCCCTAATTGTCAGAGGTCTTTTCCCTATGCTCGCTGATCCACGACATCCTGTAAGTACTGCTTTGTAGTCACTGTAACCGTGTTCTTTAAGACCAAAAGAAACTTTTATATCTATATTCTATACTAATAGATTGTAGCAGAGAACTTATACAATTCTGCCTCGTTTTCTGCAGGCAGAGTCTACAAGCGCATCAAATGAGTCAGTTTTGAAGGTTGCACTTGACCACGGGAAGGCTGCCGGAGTTATTAAGTCACATGACCGAGTCGTAGTTTGCCAGAAGGTCGGAGATGCTTCTGTTGTGAAGATTATTGAGCTCGAAGATTAAACTTATGTTAGTTTCTCTCCTTTCCGAATCTGATTTTTGAAAGCGATGAATGACTTTATATAGCACCTGTGAGGTATTGGCTCCAGGTTTTGGTGGATTTGAAATTGTGTTAAGAATGCATACACTATTTTAAGTCTCATAAAAGGGAAATATGGCCCATAATCCCATAATTAGCTAATGGGAAAAGGCAAAAGAACAACCCCATTTTTTCCTTGATTCAGTGGTAAATAAAGATATTGGATCAGTTAGAGTACTGAAATGCAATTCTGGCTgtaatcattaaaaaaaaaaaggcttaatATACAGATTGATCCCTGAACTTGAAAGCTTTGCTCGAATTAGCCCCTAGATCTTTTTTTTCTCACATTGGCCTTTTAGGTTTGCATCTGTTATACAAATTGGTTTCTATGGTTAACATCGTTAGTTTTTTAATAATTGGGTGATGTGGCTAAATACGGAGGTGACACATGGATAAACACGGTAATAACACGTCTTtctctttaaaatttcaaaaagagTTCAATAATTTGATAGAAGAAAAAGTCTAAAGGCTAATTTGAgaaaaaattgttaaatttaAATGCCAATTAAGCGTTAAAAAATCCCAAATGGGGTATCTGTTTGACACAGTAATGGGTTTTTGTGGGCTATAGTTTGTGGGTTAATTGCTTAATGATAAATTGAGAAGAAAATCGCCACGTGGTTTATCCACTTGGCATGATTCAGTGCACTATTTTTCATTTCTCCTAGACACGCTATTTCCCTTGAAATTTCACATGCAAAATATCTTTTAACAATAAAATTAgtcttattgtttttttttttcattaaaatgTTGTTTCACaattcttatatttgcatgtaAAGATTTCGACCTT contains the following coding sequences:
- the LOC108467275 gene encoding pyruvate kinase 1, cytosolic, with protein sequence MHSTHLLLEEPIRMASILEPSKASFFPAMTKIVGTLGPKSRSIEVISGCLKAGMSVARFDFSWHDPEYHQETLENLKAAVKLTKKLCAVMLDTVGAEMQVVNKSEKAISLEADATVVLTPDKGQEASSELLPINFDGLSKAVKKGDTIFIGQYLFTGSETTSVWLEVSEVKGDDVVCVIKNSATLAGSLFTLHGSQIRIGLPTLTDKDKEVISTWGVQNKIDFLSLSYTRHAEDVRQAREFLSKLGDLYQTQIFAKIENIEGLNHFDEILQEADGIILSRGNLGIDLPPEKVFLFQKAALYKCNMAGKPAVVTRVVDSMTDNLRPTRAEATDVANAVLDGSDAILLGAETLRGLYPVETISTVGKICAEAEKVFNQDMYFKKTVKYVGEPMTHLESIASSAVRAAIKVKASVIICFTSSGRAARLIAKYRPTMPVLSVVIPRLKTNQLKWSFSGAFEARQSLIVRGLFPMLADPRHPAESTSASNESVLKVALDHGKAAGVIKSHDRVVVCQKVGDASVVKIIELED